Proteins encoded within one genomic window of Paramisgurnus dabryanus chromosome 13, PD_genome_1.1, whole genome shotgun sequence:
- the LOC135789220 gene encoding uncharacterized protein, giving the protein MNILLHPAVVFILTGLALVVVCLDPVPIQFVKNPVLVASGNNAIFTIQTASDASLIRWITPGNITLAMWTNGLPVLLQVPGYQGRISVTATQLTITNSQLSDSGTYSVSVEPSASSGLGVNTQSIQLKVLDAVNGVTLSLPGVPQEGKNMSLLCKWSAGTDVNVLWGKGGGALSSDTRITINGGSLVISPASRDDSGQYTCTVNNSVSARTASSSLSVYYGPDAPQLNKTSSACVGGGDATVGQTVHLTCTSASLPPASFSWELNGQPVTAGQSGTGVLDLQIYSTSQGGRYTCTARNDITGATSAQQIDVLIVGTCLSGGAVAGIVIACFVALLIIIIVIIVLLRQRKVDQRVKEAFELQKANQNNGHMVSVPPLHNNNNPPVNGNLNNSSSQNQQIFTSLPNNSNGNIHATAQNGLGNTNPLRHNGHLSTDAFQHNLSALSNNGYPYPNNSRSNPQPAQQNPNILIQTGNSQPGAPVPTVHVNLNTLPNTDQHISAQPHTVNVNLNTYPQEASHPSHQHADQRESTTQRQNTNPDHLNPSQGGSPRSDNTAQTGVDDALNRSHQPSGLIQTSYSHPSNRTDTRRRPDNSQSSKEEPPRRSNPTQMPWDLWRGTPAYPNPQNDNSDSGGSSERRPRSPRDARGARSGQRHRVAEPPNPQVDSSDSGGSLERRPRSPRDARGARSGQRHRVAEPPSGVTQTAPATRGRDPQRSVAPNHSQIGPDVQNIIQSQNQTAPRQAVTQARLPQSQNFPQNLPQEATILYHTETHDRPRTQATHPQAQTGARANHTQTMPQPSSPLTQEALRQHTIQTENPFINQNQQTQAVLQTENPFINQNQQTQAVLQNPGAPSKPSQPTQKLNKAGKKPPTPPPVLQPAEFQALPRERVHQTRNLQPVHVVRQPVHMPQPHRSPNMHRQTRVWHTSPQRMPGMPPGMHPGMHPGMHPAMHPGMHPGMHPAMHGQPAHVRQVHRGKPRH; this is encoded by the exons ATGAACATCCTGCTGCATCCTGCTGTTGTTTTCATATTGACAG GTCTGGCTTTGGTCGTCGTGTGTTTGGACCCTGTTCCCATTCAGTTTGTGAAAAACCCAGTGCTGGTGGCGTCGGGAAACAATGCGATCTTCACGATACAGACGGCTTCTGATGCGTCCCTTATCAGATGGATTACTCCAGGAAACATCACACTGGCCATGTGGACGAACGGATTGCCGGTTTTACTACAAGTACCCGGATACCAGGGCAGAATCTCTGTTACCGCCACTCAGCTTACAATCACCAACAGCCAGCTTAGTGATTCTGGCACTTATAGTGTCTCAGTCGAACCTTCTGCATCCAGTGGACTCGGGGTTAACACACAATCGATACAGCTCAAAGTGTTGG ATGCTGTGAATGGAGTGACTTTGTCTCTACCCGGGGTGCCTCAGGAAGGCAAAAACATGTCATTGCTTTGCAAATGGTCAGCGGGCACTGATGTCAATGTGCTTTGGGGTAAAGGAGGTGGTGCACTGTCCTCTGACACCCGCATTACAATCAATGGTGGATCTCTGGTCATCAGTCCGGCCAGTAGAGATGATTCAGGACAATATACATGCACGGTCAACAACTCTGTCAGTGCTCGAACTGCCAGCTCCAGCCTCAGCGTTTACT ATGGTCCAGATGCCCCACAGTTGAATAAGACCTCATCTGCGTGCGTTGGTGGAGGAGACGCAACAGTCGGCCAAACCGTCCATCTCACCTGCACATCCGCATCTCTACCTCCAGCTTCATTCTCGTGGGAACTTAACGGCCAACCGGTGACCGCGGGCCAGTCGGGCACTGGCGTGCTGGATCTGCAGATCTACTCGACCAGTCAGGGTGGCCGTTACACCTGCACAGCACGAAATGACATCACAGGGGCGACATCTGCGCAGCAGATTGATGTGCTCATTGTAG GCACTTGTCTCAGTGGAGGAGCTGTGGCAGGTATCGTTATTGCCTGTTTTGTTGCGCTCCTCATAATTATCATTGTCATTATTGTGCTTTTGCGACAAAGAAAAG TTGATCAAAGAGTCAAGGAAGCTTTTGAACTTCAGAAAGCAAACCAGAATAACGGCCACATG GTTTCTGTTCCTCCACtgcacaacaacaataatcctCCTGTCAATGGAAACCTAAACAACTCGAGCTCACAGAACCAGCAGATCTTTACCAGTCTTCCCAATAACAGCAATGGGAACATTCATGCAACGGCACAAAACGGCCTTGGCAACACCAACCCACTCCGTCACAATGGACATCTGAGCACTGATGCTTTCCAGCACAACCTAAGTGCACTTTCAAACAATGGCTATCCATATCCAAACAACTCCAGGTCGAACCCACAGCCTGCCCAACAGAATCCTAACATTTTGATTCAAACGGGTAATTCTCAACCTGGTGCGCCTGTCCCTACAGTTCATGTAAACCTCAACACGTTGCCAAATACTGACCAGCACATAAGCGCACAGCCTCACACAGTCAATGTCAATCTCAACACGTACCCTCAAGAAGCAAGCCACCCAAGTCACCAACACGCTGACCAGAGGGAAAGCACGACACAGAGACAAAACACTAACCCCGAtcatctgaatccatctcaggGTGGCTCTCCACGATCGGATAATACAGCACAGACCGGGGTTGACGATGCTTTGAATAGATCTCATCAACCCAGTGGACTCATTCAGACCAGTTACTCGCATCCTAGTAACCGAACAGATACCAGACGTCGCCCTGACAACTCGCAGTCATCGAAAGAAGAGCCTCCCCGACGTTCCAACCCAACTCAGATGCCGTGGGACCTTTGGCGGGGGACACCAGCTTACCCCAACCCCCAAAATGACAACTCCGACAGCGGTGGATCCTCAGAACGGCGGCCTAGATCTCCACGAGACGCACGGGGTGCTCGTTCCGGTCAGAGGCACAGAGTTGCAGAACCTCCCAACCCCCAAGTTGACAGCTCGGACAGCGGTGGATCCTTAGAGCGGCGGCCTAGATCCCCACGAGACGCACGGGGTGCTCGTTCCGGTCAGAGGCACAGAGTTGCCGAACCTCCAAGTGGGGTGACCCAGACAGCTCCTGCGACCCGAGGAAGAGACCCCCAGAGATCGGTCGCACCTAACCACTCTCAAATCGGCCCCGATGTGCAGAACATTATACAGTCTCAAAACCAGACCGCCCCTAGACAAGCAGTAACTCAGGCCCGACTCCCTCAGAGTCAGAACTTTCCTCAGAATCTACCTCAAGAAGCAACCATACTTTATCACACCGAGACACACGATCGTCCTCGGACACAAGCGACCCATCCACAAGCACAAACGGGTGCCAGAGCAAATCACACGCAGACCATGCCACAGCCGTCTAGCCCTCTAACTCAGGAAGCCCTTCGCCAGCACACCATCCAGACGGAGAACCCCTTCATCAACCAAAACCAGCAGACTCAAGCCGTCCTGCAGACGGAGAACCCCTTCATCAACCAAAACCAGCAGACTCAAGCCGTCCTGCAGAACCCCGGTGCTCCATCTAAACCTTCTCAACCCACACAGAAGCTCAACAAAGCAGGTAAGAAGCCACCCACTCCACCTCCGGTGCTGCAGCCAGCCGAGTTCCAGGCGCTGCCACGGGAACGCGTGCACCAGACGCGCAACCTCCAGCCTGTGCATGTGGTCCGGCAACCCGTTCACATGCCACAACCACACAGATCTCCAAACATGCACAGGCAGACTCGAGTATGGCATACAAGCCCTCAGCGAATGCCAGGCATGCCCCCAGGCATGCACCCAGGCATGCACCCAGGCATGCACCCAGCCATGCACCCAGGCATGCACCCAGGCATGCACCCAGCCATGCATGGACAGCCTGCACATGTGCGGCAG GTCC